A region of Kineosporia sp. NBRC 101731 DNA encodes the following proteins:
- a CDS encoding DEAD/DEAH box helicase, producing the protein MGWAELGTDQRITDALISAGMTAPFPIQSMTLPVAVNGGDVIGQAKTGTGKTLGFGIPLLHRVTGPKDEGFAEMALPGAPQALAIVPTRELATQVAEDLKVASKNLSVRILTVYGGRAYEPQVEALKKGIEVVVGTPGRLLDLAQQGLLNLAHVRTLVLDEADEMLDLGFLPDVEKLMSLTPDGRQTMLFSATMPGAVVSLARKYMTQPTHIRASDPDDSGATVLATAQFIYRAHAMDKVEMLARLLQAEGRGLSIIFTRTKRTAAKVADDLADRGFAAAAIHGDLGQGAREQALRAFRNGKIDVLVATDVAARGIDVDNVTHVVNYACPEDEKTYLHRIGRTGRAGNTGVAVTFVDWDDIHRWVMIDKALDLGIPSPAETYSTSPHFSEDLHIPAGVKGTLPRASRTRAGLAAEEVEDLGETGKRGGGAKVSSRREGGKDSGGRDGGRGRDGGSRDSGGRDSGGGRSRSRGRDESGTPSEDSGPAEVTGSDESAEPRTRRPRARRRMRSGVPVDGAAADGTQSTDTQGTDAQGTDEAPAVTATSGTSTDAADTSPVGDAGDSAESGDADGEAARKRRRRRRGGRGSGSGVSAAENAPASAGSTES; encoded by the coding sequence GTGGGCTGGGCCGAGCTGGGCACCGACCAGCGCATCACCGACGCGCTGATCAGTGCCGGCATGACCGCCCCGTTCCCGATCCAGTCCATGACCCTCCCCGTCGCCGTCAACGGCGGCGACGTGATCGGCCAGGCCAAGACCGGTACCGGTAAGACCCTCGGCTTCGGCATCCCGCTGCTGCACCGGGTCACCGGCCCCAAGGACGAGGGCTTCGCCGAGATGGCCCTGCCGGGCGCCCCGCAGGCCCTGGCGATCGTGCCGACCCGCGAACTCGCCACCCAGGTCGCCGAAGACCTCAAGGTCGCGTCGAAGAACCTCAGCGTGCGGATCCTGACCGTCTACGGCGGCCGGGCCTACGAACCGCAGGTCGAGGCCCTGAAGAAGGGCATCGAGGTGGTCGTGGGAACTCCCGGCCGCCTGCTCGATCTGGCCCAGCAGGGCCTGCTGAACCTGGCCCACGTGCGCACCCTGGTGCTCGACGAGGCCGACGAGATGCTCGACCTGGGCTTCCTGCCCGACGTCGAGAAGCTCATGTCACTCACCCCCGACGGCCGCCAGACCATGCTGTTCTCGGCGACCATGCCGGGCGCCGTGGTGTCGCTGGCCCGTAAGTACATGACCCAGCCCACCCACATCCGCGCCAGTGACCCGGACGACTCCGGCGCCACGGTGCTCGCGACCGCGCAGTTCATCTACCGCGCCCACGCGATGGACAAGGTAGAGATGCTGGCCCGGCTGCTGCAGGCCGAGGGCCGCGGGCTGTCGATCATCTTCACCCGCACCAAGCGCACGGCCGCCAAGGTGGCCGACGATCTGGCCGACCGGGGCTTCGCCGCCGCGGCGATCCACGGTGACCTCGGTCAGGGAGCCCGTGAGCAGGCGCTGCGGGCCTTCCGCAACGGCAAGATCGACGTGCTGGTCGCGACCGACGTGGCCGCCCGCGGCATCGACGTCGACAACGTCACCCACGTGGTCAACTACGCCTGCCCGGAAGACGAGAAGACCTACCTGCACCGCATCGGCCGTACCGGCCGGGCCGGCAACACCGGTGTCGCGGTCACGTTCGTCGACTGGGACGACATCCACCGCTGGGTGATGATCGACAAGGCGCTCGACCTGGGCATCCCGTCCCCGGCCGAGACCTACTCGACCTCACCGCACTTCTCCGAAGACCTGCACATCCCGGCGGGGGTCAAGGGCACACTCCCCCGTGCCTCGCGCACCCGCGCCGGCCTGGCCGCCGAAGAGGTCGAAGACCTGGGCGAGACCGGTAAGCGCGGTGGCGGCGCCAAGGTGTCGTCCCGGCGTGAGGGTGGCAAGGACAGTGGCGGCCGCGACGGCGGACGTGGCCGGGACGGCGGAAGCCGGGACAGCGGCGGTCGGGACAGCGGCGGTGGCCGCTCTCGGAGCCGGGGTCGCGACGAGTCGGGTACCCCCTCCGAAGACTCCGGTCCCGCCGAGGTCACCGGTTCCGACGAGTCGGCCGAGCCCCGTACCCGGCGGCCGCGGGCCCGTCGGCGCATGCGCTCCGGGGTTCCGGTCGACGGTGCGGCTGCCGACGGCACCCAGAGCACGGACACACAGGGCACCGACGCGCAGGGCACGGACGAGGCTCCCGCGGTGACGGCGACATCGGGTACCTCGACCGACGCGGCCGACACCTCCCCGGTCGGCGACGCCGGTGACTCCGCCGAGTCTGGTGACGCGGACGGCGAGGCCGCCCGCAAGCGCCGCCGCCGTCGTCGCGGTGGCCGGGGCTCGGGCTCCGGTGTGTCCGCGGCCGAGAACGCCCCTGCCTCGGCGGGTTCCACCGAGAGCTGA
- a CDS encoding ParA family protein → MGRVIAVANQKGGVAKTTTVASLGAAFVLRGLRVLLIDLDPQSSLTFSLGIDPDVVEYSISDVVRGEVDLSMARLRTSEGMDLVPSTIDLLAAEAMLLPAPQREFVVRRGLEEVLSTYDVILLDCSPSLGLLTLNALAAADEVIVPLQCEMLSHRGVGQLLDTVADVHRLLNPRLRVRGLLPTMYDKRSTHARAVLGDVKRRYRVPVLSPIPRSVKFAEAPSVGTSIIATSPSSSGARAYFRIADSLLRAWRFGGRKVAPTRPSRGAHSMHNPPPGEAGAL, encoded by the coding sequence ATGGGCCGCGTGATCGCCGTCGCCAACCAGAAGGGTGGCGTCGCCAAAACCACCACGGTGGCTTCGCTCGGTGCCGCGTTCGTGCTGCGCGGGCTCCGGGTGCTCCTGATCGACCTGGACCCGCAGTCGTCCCTCACGTTCAGCCTGGGCATCGATCCCGACGTGGTCGAGTACTCGATCTCCGACGTGGTGCGCGGCGAGGTCGACCTGTCGATGGCCCGCCTGCGCACCAGCGAGGGCATGGACCTGGTGCCCTCCACCATCGACCTGCTGGCCGCCGAGGCGATGCTGCTGCCCGCCCCCCAGCGGGAGTTCGTGGTGCGCCGGGGGCTGGAGGAGGTGCTCTCCACCTACGACGTCATCCTTCTCGACTGCTCACCCAGCCTGGGTCTGCTCACGCTCAACGCGCTCGCCGCGGCCGACGAGGTGATCGTGCCCCTGCAGTGCGAGATGCTCAGCCACCGGGGCGTCGGGCAGTTGCTCGACACCGTGGCTGACGTGCACCGTCTGCTCAACCCGCGGCTACGGGTGCGGGGTCTGCTGCCCACCATGTACGACAAGCGCTCGACGCACGCCCGCGCGGTGCTCGGCGACGTGAAGCGTCGCTACCGGGTGCCGGTGCTCAGCCCGATCCCGCGCTCGGTGAAGTTCGCCGAGGCCCCCAGCGTGGGCACGTCGATCATCGCCACCTCACCGAGCTCGTCGGGTGCGCGCGCGTACTTCCGGATCGCCGACAGCCTGCTGCGGGCCTGGCGCTTCGGTGGCCGAAAAGTCGCTCCGACCAGGCCTTCCCGTGGCGCACACAGCATGCACAACCCGCCACCGGGTGAGGCCGGCGCACTGTAG
- a CDS encoding oxygenase MpaB family protein, with translation MEQAEMGAAVEPQPENWDQLEHPADAGLTDDQELEHDPDHDAVGQWGLFGPRTVTWRVHSDPLIGLATLRGLALQVLHPEGMANVFATARRVDDPWDRLQWSQRHMGAVIFGNSIEAAMTGARLRAVMGQVRGWAGDGDEFRGDDEELVLWMHCCQVASFIEVTRRGGLDLTDAEHETYIQEQVRTAAVWGLEPDQVPATRRDLARYFRQVRPRLRMTHEARAFISSLLSPAVPELIAMTQRNRPSWAPVAGLAWSSLPGWARSLYSSVPGDGAGSLAPSAATVALHSLRDELLIAHH, from the coding sequence ATGGAGCAGGCCGAGATGGGTGCGGCGGTGGAGCCCCAGCCGGAGAACTGGGATCAACTGGAGCATCCGGCGGACGCCGGCCTCACCGACGACCAGGAACTCGAGCATGATCCTGATCACGATGCGGTGGGTCAGTGGGGCCTTTTCGGACCGCGCACCGTCACCTGGCGGGTGCACTCCGACCCCCTGATCGGTCTGGCGACACTGCGCGGCCTGGCCCTGCAGGTGCTTCACCCGGAGGGCATGGCGAACGTGTTCGCCACGGCGCGGAGGGTGGACGACCCGTGGGACCGGTTGCAGTGGTCGCAGCGGCACATGGGTGCGGTGATCTTCGGTAACAGCATCGAGGCCGCGATGACCGGCGCCCGGTTGCGTGCGGTGATGGGCCAGGTTCGTGGCTGGGCCGGTGACGGTGACGAGTTCCGCGGCGACGACGAGGAACTCGTGCTGTGGATGCACTGCTGCCAGGTCGCCTCGTTCATCGAGGTCACGCGGCGGGGCGGGCTCGACCTGACCGATGCCGAGCATGAGACCTACATCCAGGAACAAGTGCGCACGGCCGCGGTCTGGGGTCTCGAGCCCGACCAGGTTCCGGCCACGCGGCGTGACCTGGCTCGGTACTTCCGTCAGGTGCGGCCGCGGCTGCGCATGACGCACGAGGCCCGCGCCTTCATCTCGTCGCTGCTGAGCCCGGCCGTGCCGGAGCTGATCGCCATGACCCAGCGCAACCGCCCGTCGTGGGCACCGGTCGCCGGGTTGGCCTGGTCGTCGCTGCCGGGCTGGGCGCGGTCGCTGTACTCGTCGGTTCCCGGTGACGGAGCCGGTTCGCTCGCGCCGTCGGCCGCGACCGTGGCCCTGCACTCATTGCGCGACGAGTTGCTCATCGCACATCACTGA
- a CDS encoding TIGR00725 family protein: protein MLPPSPRPSPLSGPERTFQVAVCGPRDCTDEQAEAARRVGELLARAGVTVICGGGTGVMAAVAAGASAHGGTVVGIRPGPDTSGASPDLSVTIVTNLGEARNAVIVWSADAVIAVGGSWGTLSEVALARRRGEVPVVVLDGWRVVGKDGELVDAGIAYVDSPEEAVQQALQNA from the coding sequence GTGCTGCCCCCTTCCCCCCGGCCGTCGCCCCTGTCCGGCCCGGAACGCACTTTCCAGGTGGCCGTGTGCGGCCCCCGGGACTGCACCGACGAGCAGGCCGAGGCGGCGCGCCGGGTGGGCGAACTGCTCGCCCGGGCCGGGGTGACGGTGATCTGCGGCGGCGGTACCGGGGTGATGGCCGCGGTCGCCGCCGGGGCCAGTGCCCACGGCGGCACGGTGGTCGGCATCCGGCCCGGCCCCGACACCTCCGGCGCCAGCCCCGACCTGTCGGTGACGATCGTGACCAACCTCGGCGAGGCCCGTAACGCCGTCATCGTCTGGAGCGCCGACGCGGTGATCGCCGTGGGCGGGTCGTGGGGCACGCTCAGCGAGGTCGCCCTGGCCCGCCGGCGCGGCGAGGTACCGGTGGTGGTGCTCGACGGCTGGCGCGTGGTCGGGAAGGACGGCGAGCTGGTGGACGCCGGCATCGCCTATGTCGACAGTCCGGAAGAGGCCGTCCAGCAGGCCCTCCAGAACGCCTAG
- a CDS encoding PD-(D/E)XK nuclease family protein, translated as MKQNVRQEDQQHDQLELIGMPEPLYPCTPTRLATWQDCPRRYRFTYLIKPQPGRGGAWAHTSIGAAVHSALADWWGTPVSQRTPERAEGLVRKRWLSDGFADREQSAAAGRRAVEWVRRYLFDSAQDPMAVPAGVEKTVTATTERLSLSGRVDRIDQRGGELVVVDYKTGRRAPDETDAFASLALAVYAVGTARTYRRPCVQVELHHLPSGTRAVARYDREGLENRLAEANSLGDAAATGDRAHAEGRDVFPPKPSPGCSYCDFRRHCPEGKAASEDKVPWVSQLPGTEQA; from the coding sequence GTGAAGCAGAACGTCCGGCAGGAGGATCAGCAGCACGACCAGCTCGAGCTGATCGGCATGCCCGAACCGCTCTACCCGTGCACCCCGACGCGCCTGGCCACCTGGCAGGACTGCCCGCGCCGCTACCGGTTCACCTACCTGATCAAGCCCCAGCCGGGCCGGGGTGGAGCCTGGGCGCACACCAGCATCGGTGCCGCGGTGCACTCGGCGCTGGCCGACTGGTGGGGTACCCCGGTCTCGCAACGGACGCCGGAACGCGCGGAGGGGTTGGTGCGCAAACGCTGGCTCAGCGACGGTTTCGCAGACCGTGAGCAGTCGGCCGCGGCCGGGCGGCGCGCCGTGGAGTGGGTGCGCAGGTATCTCTTCGACTCGGCGCAGGACCCGATGGCCGTACCGGCGGGGGTGGAGAAGACGGTCACCGCGACGACGGAACGGCTGTCGCTGTCCGGCCGGGTGGACCGGATCGACCAGCGCGGCGGGGAACTCGTGGTGGTCGACTACAAGACCGGGCGCCGGGCCCCGGACGAGACCGACGCCTTCGCCAGCCTCGCCCTGGCCGTGTACGCCGTCGGCACGGCCCGCACCTACCGCCGCCCCTGCGTGCAGGTCGAACTGCACCACCTGCCCTCGGGCACCCGGGCGGTGGCGCGCTATGACCGCGAGGGCCTGGAAAACCGCCTGGCCGAGGCAAACTCGCTGGGTGACGCGGCCGCCACGGGGGATCGGGCCCACGCCGAAGGACGCGACGTCTTCCCGCCGAAACCCTCACCGGGCTGCTCGTACTGCGACTTCCGCCGGCACTGCCCGGAAGGGAAGGCAGCCTCCGAGGACAAGGTGCCCTGGGTCTCGCAGCTCCCTGGGACCGAACAGGCCTAG
- a CDS encoding PHP domain-containing protein, with amino-acid sequence MRIDLHAHSSASDGTDDPTGVMTAAAAAGLDVVALTDHDTTAGIPAASKTARELGLTLVPGAEISCQMHGIGVHMLAYLHDPDDRALLAEEEQTKIDRLTRAERMVQRLSEDFDITWADVQRHCRPDVAVGRPHIADALVEAGAVASRDEAFATVLHGRSRYYLPYHSPEADLIVRLVIAAGGVPVMAHPRAGRRGRLVSDDDIATLARAGMAGLEVEHRDHEEADRVRLRGLAADLGLLMTGSSDYHGTGKVNRIGEHTTAPEVLEAIVAKGTPERVVRP; translated from the coding sequence GTGCGAATCGATCTCCACGCCCACTCCAGCGCCTCGGACGGAACCGACGACCCGACCGGGGTGATGACCGCGGCCGCGGCCGCCGGGCTGGACGTCGTCGCACTCACCGACCACGACACCACCGCCGGCATCCCGGCCGCCTCGAAGACCGCCCGTGAGCTGGGGCTGACCCTGGTACCGGGGGCCGAGATCTCCTGCCAGATGCACGGCATCGGCGTGCACATGCTGGCCTACCTGCACGATCCGGACGACCGGGCGCTGCTGGCCGAGGAGGAGCAGACCAAGATCGACCGGCTGACCCGGGCCGAGCGGATGGTGCAGAGGTTGTCGGAAGACTTCGACATCACCTGGGCCGACGTGCAGCGTCACTGCCGGCCCGACGTCGCCGTGGGCCGCCCCCACATCGCCGACGCCCTGGTCGAGGCCGGGGCCGTGGCCAGCCGCGACGAGGCTTTCGCCACCGTGCTGCACGGCCGCTCGCGCTACTACCTGCCCTACCACTCGCCCGAGGCCGACCTCATCGTGCGGCTGGTGATCGCGGCGGGCGGGGTGCCGGTGATGGCCCACCCCCGCGCCGGCCGGCGCGGCCGGCTGGTGTCCGACGACGACATCGCCACGCTGGCCCGGGCCGGGATGGCCGGCCTGGAGGTGGAGCACCGCGATCACGAGGAGGCCGATCGGGTGCGGTTGCGCGGGCTGGCCGCCGACCTCGGACTGCTGATGACCGGCTCCAGCGACTACCACGGCACCGGGAAGGTCAACCGGATCGGGGAGCACACCACGGCGCCCGAGGTGCTGGAGGCCATCGTCGCGAAGGGTACGCCGGAGCGGGTGGTGCGGCCGTGA
- a CDS encoding DUF6758 family protein: MTLLRTCPRCGSVAREPGDQAPAWTCEQHGDVVPVGPAQAPTQKLLRQVALDSLVPVWIPHPMPDGWQVTGLQWAGSGGSVAVVVAVSGPHPMPEVGDEEPTVDLIFVAEQPGVGLGAHLAGMDGVDPGPLLAEKAAHDPAEIKLHADDHEVPLWSIPLDDGLAYVGEASGVWLWVLAWPSSAALALLNRFSLVDARNEDSEPDLPCGALTPRLR, from the coding sequence GTGACCCTTCTGCGAACCTGCCCGCGCTGTGGTTCGGTGGCCCGGGAACCGGGCGATCAGGCCCCGGCCTGGACCTGCGAACAGCACGGCGACGTCGTGCCGGTGGGCCCGGCCCAGGCGCCTACGCAGAAGCTGCTCCGTCAGGTCGCGCTGGACTCGCTGGTGCCGGTCTGGATACCGCACCCGATGCCTGACGGCTGGCAGGTCACCGGTCTGCAGTGGGCCGGTTCCGGGGGATCGGTGGCGGTCGTGGTCGCGGTCTCCGGGCCGCACCCGATGCCCGAGGTCGGTGACGAGGAACCCACGGTCGACCTGATCTTCGTGGCCGAGCAGCCGGGCGTCGGTCTGGGTGCCCACCTGGCCGGGATGGACGGCGTCGACCCGGGCCCTCTGCTGGCCGAGAAGGCCGCGCACGACCCGGCGGAGATCAAGCTGCACGCCGACGACCACGAGGTGCCGCTGTGGTCGATCCCGCTGGACGACGGCCTGGCCTACGTCGGCGAGGCCTCGGGCGTCTGGCTCTGGGTCCTGGCCTGGCCGAGCTCTGCCGCCCTGGCCCTGCTCAACCGGTTCTCCCTCGTGGATGCCCGTAACGAGGACTCCGAGCCCGATCTGCCCTGCGGCGCCCTGACTCCGCGCCTACGCTGA
- a CDS encoding MaoC family dehydratase translates to MQFGRSYEEFEVGAVYRHWPGKTVTEADDHLFCLITMNHHPLHLDAHYAQHSTQFGANVVVGNLIYSILLGMSVPDVSGRAIANLEIESLRHVAPTFHGDTIYGESTVLGKWESTSKDDRGIVHVETIGYRQDGVVVCTFRRKVMVPKRNYLDSRGGDQPGRPEPLR, encoded by the coding sequence ATGCAGTTCGGGCGCAGCTACGAGGAGTTCGAGGTCGGGGCCGTTTACCGGCACTGGCCCGGCAAGACCGTGACCGAGGCGGACGACCACCTGTTCTGCCTGATCACGATGAACCACCATCCGCTGCACCTGGACGCGCACTACGCGCAGCACAGCACCCAGTTCGGCGCGAACGTGGTGGTGGGCAACCTGATCTACTCGATCCTGCTGGGGATGTCGGTGCCCGACGTCTCCGGCCGGGCGATCGCCAACCTGGAGATCGAGTCGCTGCGGCACGTGGCCCCGACCTTTCACGGCGACACGATCTACGGCGAGAGCACGGTGCTGGGCAAGTGGGAGTCCACGTCGAAGGACGACCGCGGCATCGTGCACGTGGAGACCATCGGCTACCGGCAGGACGGCGTCGTGGTCTGCACCTTCCGGCGCAAGGTGATGGTGCCGAAACGGAACTATCTGGACAGCCGCGGCGGTGATCAGCCGGGCCGGCCGGAGCCCCTGCGGTGA
- a CDS encoding aminopeptidase P family protein has product MSENEPVVQGPEGESAKPAEVEHRERPNSPAFRQFIASGWAPRPEGLPERSPAAPYAAARRAALAAELPGERLVLPAGVFRVRSNDTDYRFRPHSAFAHLTGLGTDREPDAALVLEPSGDGFDAVLYFQPRAERDSEQFYANPRYGELWVGVRPSLEEVAAETGLICRPLDELIDAVTKDAGAVGVRVVRDADPALDEAIDEARAAAGTSEQDALAADRDLARILSELRLVKDDFEIAEMRRAIDGTARGFADIVRALPEAVASVRGERVVETVFESRARREGNGVGYDTIAASGPHACTLHWIRNDGPVNESDLVLIDAGMEVDSLYTADITRTLPVSGTFTDAQRRVYQAVLDAADAAFAAARPGVKFREVHAAAMTVIAARLEEWNLLPSTAQESLKKENQFHRRWMVHGTSHHLGIDVHDCAQARKEMYLDAELQPGMIFTIEPGLYFGPHDLLAPEEFRGIGVRIEDDVLVTPDGVENLSAGLPREPAQIEAWMASLRA; this is encoded by the coding sequence ATGAGTGAGAACGAACCCGTCGTGCAGGGCCCCGAGGGCGAGTCGGCGAAGCCGGCGGAGGTCGAGCACCGGGAGCGACCGAACTCCCCGGCGTTCCGTCAGTTCATCGCCTCCGGGTGGGCGCCTCGTCCCGAAGGCCTGCCGGAGCGCTCCCCCGCCGCCCCCTACGCCGCCGCCCGCCGCGCCGCCCTGGCCGCCGAGCTGCCGGGTGAGCGACTCGTCCTCCCCGCCGGGGTGTTCCGGGTGCGCAGCAACGACACCGACTACCGCTTCCGCCCGCACTCCGCCTTCGCCCATCTGACCGGCCTGGGCACCGACCGGGAGCCGGACGCCGCCCTGGTCCTGGAGCCGTCCGGCGACGGGTTCGACGCGGTGCTCTACTTCCAGCCGCGCGCCGAGCGCGACTCCGAGCAGTTCTACGCCAACCCCCGCTACGGCGAGCTCTGGGTGGGGGTGCGCCCCAGCCTGGAAGAGGTCGCGGCGGAGACCGGCCTGATCTGCCGGCCCCTGGACGAGCTGATCGACGCGGTCACGAAAGACGCCGGCGCGGTCGGCGTCCGGGTGGTGCGCGACGCCGACCCCGCCCTCGACGAGGCGATCGACGAAGCCCGCGCCGCGGCCGGCACCAGCGAGCAGGACGCGCTCGCGGCCGACCGCGACCTGGCCCGCATCCTTTCCGAACTGCGCCTGGTGAAAGACGATTTCGAGATCGCCGAGATGCGCCGGGCGATCGACGGGACGGCCCGCGGGTTCGCCGACATCGTGCGCGCCCTGCCCGAGGCCGTGGCCTCCGTGCGGGGTGAACGCGTGGTGGAGACGGTGTTCGAGAGCCGCGCCCGCCGCGAGGGCAACGGGGTCGGCTACGACACCATCGCCGCCTCCGGCCCGCACGCCTGCACCCTGCACTGGATCCGCAACGACGGCCCGGTGAACGAGTCCGACCTGGTGCTCATCGACGCCGGTATGGAGGTCGACTCGCTCTACACGGCCGACATCACCCGCACCCTGCCGGTGTCGGGCACCTTCACCGACGCCCAGCGCCGGGTGTACCAGGCCGTGCTCGACGCCGCCGACGCCGCGTTCGCCGCCGCCCGCCCGGGTGTGAAGTTCCGGGAGGTGCACGCCGCCGCGATGACGGTGATCGCCGCCCGGCTGGAGGAATGGAACCTGCTGCCGTCGACGGCGCAGGAGTCGCTGAAGAAGGAGAACCAGTTCCACCGCCGCTGGATGGTGCACGGCACCAGCCACCACCTCGGCATCGACGTGCACGACTGCGCCCAGGCCCGCAAGGAGATGTACCTGGACGCCGAGCTGCAGCCGGGCATGATCTTCACCATCGAGCCCGGTCTCTACTTCGGCCCGCACGACCTGCTGGCCCCCGAGGAGTTCCGGGGCATCGGCGTCCGCATCGAGGACGACGTGCTGGTGACCCCCGACGGGGTGGAGAACCTCTCGGCCGGCCTTCCCCGTGAGCCCGCCCAGATCGAGGCCTGGATGGCGTCCCTGCGCGCCTGA
- the corA gene encoding magnesium/cobalt transporter CorA, producing the protein MARTNRTGLARSLALPRAQLRNVYPALRYGPLDVLKQHIDDTSSATSGLLDAAVDWGLYSTGRRVPSNDFQHAVRTAQKGEGFVWLGLHEPSSEQLEQLGEVFSLHPLALEDASGARQRPKLERHENDMFLAMRTLAYVDSVDRDAGGDVVETGAVMVFVGEYFVITVRHGKHTALAGLRRHLEGNPEQLSLGPSAVLHAVADKVVDEYLAVVDAVQQDLEEIESTVFAPRGNTDIERIYQLKRDVIEMKRTVQPLAAPLRELSERPRRLVHAEIREYFRDVSDHLARVHEQVAGFDELLTSILQAGLARVSIAENEDMRKISAWVAIAAVPTMIAGIYGMNFEYMPELHQTWGYPAVLGLMGTVCAGLFRGFKRNGWL; encoded by the coding sequence ATGGCCCGCACCAACCGCACCGGCCTCGCCCGGTCCCTGGCCCTTCCCCGCGCCCAGCTGCGCAACGTCTACCCGGCGCTGCGTTACGGGCCCCTCGACGTGCTCAAGCAGCACATCGACGACACCTCCAGCGCGACCAGCGGGCTCCTCGACGCAGCGGTGGACTGGGGCCTGTACAGCACCGGCCGCCGGGTACCGTCGAACGACTTCCAGCACGCCGTGCGGACCGCCCAGAAGGGTGAGGGTTTCGTCTGGCTGGGTCTGCACGAGCCGTCCTCCGAGCAGCTCGAGCAGCTCGGTGAGGTCTTCTCACTGCACCCCCTCGCCCTCGAGGACGCCTCCGGCGCCCGTCAGCGTCCCAAGCTGGAACGCCACGAGAACGACATGTTCCTGGCCATGCGCACGCTTGCCTACGTGGATTCGGTCGACCGCGACGCCGGTGGTGACGTGGTCGAGACGGGCGCCGTGATGGTGTTCGTCGGCGAGTACTTCGTCATCACCGTGCGCCACGGCAAGCACACCGCGCTGGCCGGGCTGCGGCGTCACCTGGAGGGCAACCCCGAGCAGCTGTCGCTCGGTCCCTCCGCCGTGCTGCACGCCGTCGCCGACAAGGTGGTCGACGAGTACCTGGCCGTCGTCGACGCGGTGCAGCAGGATCTCGAGGAGATCGAGAGCACGGTGTTCGCCCCTCGCGGCAACACCGACATCGAGCGCATCTACCAGCTCAAGCGCGACGTCATCGAGATGAAGCGCACCGTGCAGCCTCTCGCGGCACCCCTGCGCGAACTCTCCGAGCGGCCCCGCCGGCTGGTCCACGCCGAGATCCGGGAGTACTTCCGCGACGTCTCCGATCACCTGGCCCGCGTGCACGAGCAGGTCGCCGGTTTCGACGAGCTGCTCACCTCGATCCTGCAGGCCGGCCTGGCCCGGGTCTCGATCGCCGAGAACGAGGACATGCGCAAGATCTCGGCCTGGGTCGCGATCGCCGCGGTGCCCACGATGATCGCCGGCATCTACGGCATGAACTTCGAGTACATGCCGGAACTGCATCAGACCTGGGGTTATCCGGCCGTACTCGGCCTGATGGGAACGGTCTGTGCCGGGCTGTTCCGGGGCTTCAAGCGAAACGGCTGGTTGTAG
- a CDS encoding P1 family peptidase: MVDVDGPHPLWGSLTDVPGFRVGHAQRIGDGRLSGVTVVVPPPGTVGAVDVRGGGPGTHETDALDPTTLVPTVDAVVLTGGSAFGLAAAGGVQQWCLEQGLGFAAGPPSDPGSILVPIVPAAAIFDLGRGGDLTARPDAALGYEAAGNLGTTTPRGVIGAGTGALAARTTLKGGIGTACVHLPDGVVVGAVVVLNALGSPLDATTGALLGTAFVPPGLPRPPAPDPAEYASYVQDVTTAAPAANTTLAVVATNAALDPARSRRTATAAHDGLARSLTPAHTLLDGDTVFVLASGEIEVDLPAVVAIQAAAADAVMLAVMDAVLAATSIDATSTQGVKAPSYRTLFPSVSNTPTPP; this comes from the coding sequence ATGGTGGACGTCGACGGGCCCCATCCCCTCTGGGGTTCCCTCACGGACGTGCCCGGCTTCCGGGTCGGGCACGCCCAGCGCATCGGAGACGGCCGGCTGAGCGGGGTCACGGTGGTGGTTCCGCCGCCGGGCACGGTCGGGGCCGTCGACGTGCGCGGAGGCGGCCCGGGCACGCACGAGACCGATGCCCTCGACCCGACCACCCTGGTACCCACGGTGGACGCTGTAGTCCTCACCGGCGGAAGCGCTTTCGGGCTCGCCGCGGCCGGTGGCGTGCAGCAGTGGTGCCTGGAGCAGGGTCTCGGGTTCGCCGCCGGCCCGCCGTCCGACCCGGGATCGATCCTGGTGCCGATCGTGCCCGCCGCCGCCATTTTCGACCTCGGCCGCGGGGGCGACCTGACCGCCCGGCCGGATGCCGCCCTCGGGTACGAGGCCGCCGGCAACCTCGGCACCACCACCCCTCGTGGCGTGATCGGCGCCGGCACAGGCGCTCTGGCCGCGCGAACCACCCTGAAGGGTGGCATCGGCACGGCCTGTGTGCACCTGCCGGACGGGGTTGTCGTCGGCGCCGTCGTCGTGCTCAACGCCCTGGGCTCGCCACTCGATGCGACCACCGGCGCGCTGCTCGGAACCGCCTTCGTACCGCCCGGACTCCCCCGCCCACCGGCCCCCGATCCGGCCGAGTACGCCTCGTACGTGCAGGACGTCACGACCGCAGCCCCCGCCGCCAACACCACCCTCGCCGTCGTGGCCACCAATGCCGCACTCGACCCGGCCCGGTCCCGCCGCACCGCCACCGCGGCCCACGACGGCCTGGCCCGCTCCCTGACCCCCGCCCACACCCTGCTCGACGGCGACACGGTCTTCGTCCTGGCCTCCGGTGAGATCGAGGTGGACCTCCCGGCCGTGGTCGCGATCCAGGCGGCCGCCGCCGACGCGGTGATGCTGGCCGTCATGGACGCCGTCCTGGCCGCGACGAGCATCGACGCGACGTCGACCCAAGGCGTGAAAGCCCCTTCCTACCGAACCCTTTTCCCCTCCGTCAGCAACACCCCCACCCCGCCGTGA